GACGGCGTCCTCGACGCCCGCTTCGTGGCCGGTGTGTGGCCGCTGTGGGCGTCGGGATGGCCCGACGGGGGCCGACGGGGCGGCGAGCCGGCCACCACGGCGCTGGTCGTGCCGGGAGAGCGGCTGGTCGACGGGCTGGCCATGGCCGCCCTCGGGCTTCGCCTCGGTGGGACCGTCCCGTTCGCCGAGCTGGTGACGACGCCCGTCGCCGGGGGCGGGCCCGTGGAGGTGGTCGCGCTGGTCGAGGCCGAGGGCTCCGCGGCGGCCCGGGTGGCGCTGCTCTCCGACGGTGTGGACGTCGGGTTCGGCCGCGACGTGGCCGCCCGCCTGGACGCCCTCGCCGCCGGCGGCGCCGACGTGCGGCGCCTGGAGGCGGCGTGCGCGGCCGCCCTGGACGCCGGCGCACCGGCCGCCGCCCTGGGCCTGCTGGCCGCCGCGCTGGCCGAGGGCGTCCCGCCCGAGGAGGCGCCGCGGGTCCGGGCCCTGGCGGCGCCGTTCGTCGGAGCGTGACCCCGCCCGAACGGGCGTGGACGTACGCCGACGCCCTCGCCTGGCTGGACGAGCACGTCAACCTCGAGGCGTCCGGCGTCGGCCGCACGAGGCCGACGCTCGACCGCATGCGCCGGGCGGCGACCCTGCTGGGCGACCCCCAGGGGGCGGCGCCGGTCATCCACCTCACGGGGACCAACGGCAAGGGCTCCACCACGCGCATGATCGGCGCCCTCCTGGCCGCCCGGGGCCTGTCCGTCGGCACGTACACGAGCCCCGACCTGGAGCGGGTCAACGAGCGGCTGGCCTGGAGCTCGGGGCACGCCGACGCCGGTGGACGGGGCGGCGCCGGGCCCGGCCACCTGCGCTTCCAGCCGATCGACGACGAGGCGTTCGCCGAGACGCTGGGGGCGGTGGCCGCCGTCGAGCCCCTGGTGGAGGGTCGCCTCTCCCGGTTCGAGATCCTCACCGCCGCCGCCTTCCGTTGGTTCGCCGACGTGGCCGTGGACGCCGCCGTGGTGGAGGTGGGCATGGGTGGGTCGTGGGACGCCACCAACGTGGCCGACGGCGTGGTCGCCGTGGTCACCAACGTCAGTCTCGACCACGCCGAGGTCATCGGCCCCACGGAGGCCGACATCGCCCGCGAGAAGGCGGGCATCGTCAAGCCCGGCAGCACCCTGGTGCTGGGTGAGACCGACCCGTCGCTGGCTGCGGTGTTCCGGGACACGGCGGCGGCCACCATCTGGGAGAGGGGGGCCGACTTCGGGGCGACCTCGAACCGGGTCGCGCACGGCGGCCGGGTGGTCACCCTGCGCACGCCCTCGGCCACCTACGAGGACGTCT
The window above is part of the Acidimicrobiales bacterium genome. Proteins encoded here:
- a CDS encoding Mur ligase family protein, coding for MTPPERAWTYADALAWLDEHVNLEASGVGRTRPTLDRMRRAATLLGDPQGAAPVIHLTGTNGKGSTTRMIGALLAARGLSVGTYTSPDLERVNERLAWSSGHADAGGRGGAGPGHLRFQPIDDEAFAETLGAVAAVEPLVEGRLSRFEILTAAAFRWFADVAVDAAVVEVGMGGSWDATNVADGVVAVVTNVSLDHAEVIGPTEADIAREKAGIVKPGSTLVLGETDPSLAAVFRDTAAATIWERGADFGATSNRVAHGGRVVTLRTPSATYEDVFLPVHGAHQGDNAALALAAAEAFFDAPLSEDVVVEAFGSLRLPGRMQVVGRQPLVVLDGAHNVAGARVVGPAVAEAFGADRPRVVVAGMLRGRDPAAVLEALGPARLVVACPAPSPRSLPAAEVAAAARSLGMDAREEGSVDAAVHAALAAAGDDDVVLVTGSLYVVGAARPVLRRRTRQ